DNA from Leucobacter aridicollis:
CCCGACCGGGGATACGCCCCGGAGCGCACCGTGATCGAGGGACTTCATCGTCGCGATCGCGTCGAGCGCGTCGATGAGGGTGAACTCCCGGTCGGGGTCGGGCAGCACGCTGTCTGCCTCGCGATCCTCGTCCGCGAGCGGCTGCAGGGCGACGTCGCGCTGGGCGAACCAGCGCGCCGCGTCGCGCAGCCCGGCGAGGTCAGCCACCCCGATCCGAAAGCGCGGGCCCGCCAACAGCCGGATGAGGTCTCCCCCAGCGTCCGCGTACCAGAGGCAGCGCAGGCAGCTCACGATATCGGTGATCTCCGGGGTGCTGAGCAGCCCACCGAGGCCGACGATGCGGTTCGGCACGCCGGCTTCCGTGAGTGCGGCGGAGAATGCAGGCATCGCCGCCCGCTTCCGGAAAATAACGGCGGCCGTCGGCAGTTCTCCGTTCTTGCCAGGCGTTGTCTCTCGAGCATTGGCAATCCAGGCGGCGAGCAGCTCGCGCTCCTCATGCACGGTCTCCGGGTAGACGACCTCGACCTCGCCGTCACCTGCCCCGGGTTTCGGCCGCAGCTCGGGCACGTCGACCGCGGCGTTCATGCGCAGCTCGGCGGCGACGGTGTTCGCCGCGGCGAGCACGAGCTTGGGGTTGCGCCAGCTCACGGACAGGGTGAGCGTCGCCGCGGCGTCTCCGCCGCGGAAGTCGCGGTGGAACGACCGCAGCCCCTCGGCGGACGCCCCGCGCCACGCGTAGATGGACTGGTGCGGATCGCCGACGGCCATGACCGGCATGCCGCCGAACAGCTGCGCGAGCAGCCTCGTCTGTCCCACCGAGGTGTCCTGTACCTCGTCGAGCAGCACGGCGCGGTAGCGCGCGCGCAAGACTCCAAGCGCCTCGGGCGCCGCATCGAGCGTCTGCGTCGCGAGCGCGAGCTGATCGGAGAAGTCGATGAGGCCGCGCCGCTGCTTCTCGTCGCGGTACGCGCGCGCGAGTCGGGTAATGAGCGGGGTTTCGGCGATGGCCTTCACGGCGTCGCGCACCTTCGCGTAGACCTTGCCGCTCGGCTTCTCCGGGTCTTCTTTGTCGTTGTACGGCAGCCGCGTAACTGCGGTGAACTCGGCGACGAGCTGATCCACCCGGTCGAAGCTCGTGAGGTGGTCTGCCACTGCCCGATCCATCGCGATGACGTGCCTGATGAGCGTCGGGGTGCGCAGCTCGCTCGTGACGAGGTCTGGGTCGTCGCTCGCGAGGAGCGTCTCGCGGGCGACCCGCCACGCCGTCGCTTCGTCGATGACGACAGCGCCGGGGGCGAGGCCGGCCGAGGCGCCGAACTCCTGCAGCACGCCAGCGGCGAACGAGTTGTACGTGCTCACGTCTGGCAGGGAGAGCCCGTCAGCAAGCTGCTCCTGGAGGTCGTGTGACCGTTCGAGTTCCTCCTCCGTGAGCTCACCCAGCTCCGCGAGATCGCCGAGCCGCGCGACGAACGCGCCGAGGCTGCCGACGATACGCTCCCGCAGCTCGCCCGCGGCCTTTCGCGTGAAGGTGAGGCCGAGCACGGAGTCTGGCTCGGCAAGCCCGTTCGCGACGAGCCAGACGACCCGGTTCGCCATCGTTTCGGTTTTGCCGCTGCCCGCGCCGGCGATGACGAGCGTGCTCCCGGCGAGCGGATGCTCGATGACCGCACGCTGCTCGTCGGTCGGCAGGAGCGGCTGTTCGCCTGGCTTCGTCAGGATCTCGGCGACTCGGGCCGCAGAAAATACGGGAACGCTCACGCGTGACTCACCGCCTGGATGATGTGCAGCCGGCAGTTGCCGGGCCGATGCGGATCTGAACAGTGGTGCTCTACCCGTGCGGTGAACGCTCTGGCAGCCATGGTGTCGGCGACGTCGGCGATCCGCGCGACGAGCTGCTCACGGGCGTCCTCGCTGAGACCCGACTGCTCCCGCAGTACATAGCCTTTCCCCCGCGCCGCGTCCGGGTGGACGTAGAGGAGCTTGGCGGCGGTGCGCACGTCGGCGCCGACTTCGACGTCGCCGGTGTCAAACGCGCCGAGGAGCACCCCGAGTTGGTAGGCCTGCAACTGCACGTGTTCCTCGGCTTCGGGTTTCGTCGCGGGGGTACGCCCGGTCTTCAGGTCGACGACGGTCACCTCGGTGCCGCTGCCACCGCGCTGCACCTCGAGCCTGTCGGCGATACCGCGCAGCTCCGCACGCCCCACGGCGAGGCTGAACCCGGACTCCTGCCCCAGCAGTTCCTTCCCCGACGCTTCAAACTCGCGGAGGTAGTCGGAGAGGCCACCAGCCATCTGCGCGGCGGTGCGCCGCGCCCGCTCCGACTCCCACTCGGCATCAAACGGGAGCTTTTTCCATTCGGCGAAGATCGCCCCGAGCATCTCGTCCGGGTCGTGTCCTTCGACAGTCTCGAGCGCGTGGTGTACGAGCGTGCCGAGGCTCGCCTGGACGCTGCCGGCTCCCCCGCCGAGCGCGCCGATGACCCAGTCCAACGCGCACGTCTCGGCCTTCTCGAGCTGCGACGGGCTCACCGGCACGGGGCGCGGCTCTTCGTCGGCGGCCGGCTCATACAGGGGCGCCGTTGTCGAGGGTTCGAGCACGCCGTACCAGTCGCGCGGGTGGGCTCCGCTGACGTCGGCCCGCGCGAGGGCGCGCAGCGAGATGACGGCGGTCGCGTCGGCCGCGTCCTCAACGACGCGGCGGCGCATCGCAGCGGTGATGCCGCGAAGCGTCAGCCTGGAGCTCGGCAACCCCGTCACGGCAAAGTCGCTGCCGAGGCCGAAGAACGGGCTCGGGTGACTGTTCTCGTCGGCAACCGCGGCGACGAGCAGCTCGTCCCGCGCTCGCGAGCACGCGTGCAGGAACAGCCGCAGCTCGTCGTGGGTCGTGTCTCTGCGCGACGGCATGAGCGCCTCGCCGCCGCGCAGCCAGCGCTCGAGCGCCGCAGTGCCGAGCAGCGAACCGCGCGCACGCAGGTTCGGCCATGACCCGTCTTGCACCCCGATCACCGCGACGAGCGAGAACTCGCGTCCGATCATGCCCTGCGGCGTGGTGACCGTCACGGTCTGCCGCTCGCTGCGTTGCGCGAGCGAGTCCTCGGGAACGGTGTTGCGCAGGATGTCGTCGAGCAGGTCGGCGATGGGCTGCTCGCTGTCCTGTTCTTCGTGGCGCTGGAGCGCGAAGAACAGCCCGACGACCGCATCAAGCGAGCGGTTCGCCTCGTCGGCGCGGAGGCCGCGGCCCGCGATCGCTTCCTGCTGCCAGCGGTCGGCGAGTTTTGCCCCGTCCCAGAGCGCCCAGAGCACCTCTCGGGGCGTCCCGCCGCCCTCGCGCACCTTGAGGCCCGCGGCGGCCATCAGTCCAAGCTTGCGGATCGCTCGACCACCGGCGCTGTCGATCGCAGGGCTCGGGCCAGGAAATTCGAACGCCTCGAACACGAGTTCGTCGACTGTGAGCGGCTCGCGCGCTTCCTCCCGCGCGGCGCGGCGTTCGTCGAGCAGCAGCCCGCCTCGCAGCCTACGCACCGCGACGGCGTCAAGCCCGCCGATAACGCCACCTGCCAGACGCAGCACCCCCTGGGCGTCGAGCGTCGCGATGCCCAGCGCGTGTTGGAGCAGCGCGACGAGCTCACGCACCACCTGGTGCTCGCGCAGCACGATGCCACCGGCAGCGACGCCGGTCGGGACCTGGTGGCCGGCGAGCAACCGCGCGACCCGGGTCACCTCGGCGCGGGTACGACACACGACGGCCATCTCGCCCCACTCAAGCGCGCGCTCGCTGTCGAGCCCAAGCTTGCGCGCGCGCATCCGGTGCGCAATCGCGCCGAGCTGCTCGGCCGGCGAGGTCATGCGCGCAAACTCGACGCTGTCACGACCGCCACCCACGCGGCCGGCGGTGGGAGGCGTCGCGCCCCCGCGATCCGAGTCGGCGACGCCGTCGACCGCCTCCTCAGCCCCAGCACCAGCACCAGCCTCGGTCGCTGCGACACTCACCGGAACACTCTCCGCGGCCCGGTGCGCAGCGCCCCCAGCGGAGCCGATGCGCGTGCTCAGCCCACGCACGAAACCGCGGATCGTGGCGCCGTGCCGATAGACGGTGTCGAGCACGACAAGCTGCTCGGCTGCGGCCGGCGGCGGCGTCCAGCCGCGCCGCACGAGCTCGGCAGTGAGCCCGGCAAGGACGCGCGTGTGCTCGCCCTGGAACGCGCTCGTCGCCAGGTCAGGATCGCCGAATGCCCACACCGCGCTCCCCGCCGTCGCGCACGCGGCGACGAGAGCGAGCTGCCCCTCGCCAAGCTCTTGCGCGTCGTCGATGAGGAGCAGCCTCGGTGCCGGCGCCTGCCCGTCACGAATCGCCTGCGCGGCAAGCCGCAGCAGCCCGCTCGAGCTGACCTCTTGCGCGCGCGACTGCTCGAGGCCCTGCTGGACGTCCTGCAGCACGTCAAGCGCTTCGACCCAGCGCGCGGCAAGTCCCGGGTCCGGGCCCGCCGAGTAGGCGAGGTTTCGAGCCTCGGCGAGCGCCCCCGTGAGCGATGCGGCGAGCGCCGCCGGGGTGAACCCGAAGTCGTCGAGCACTCGCCAGAGCTCGCGCAGCTCCGCACGGAAGGGCGCCGACAGCAGCACGTCCGTCGCGAGGCCGCCCTCCCCCCGAGCCGCGTCGGCTTGGATGCGGGCCTCGACGGTCTCCGCGATCGCCTCGTCTTGCACAGTGCCGGTCAGGAGCCGTGGCGGCGCCTCACCGGCTGTCGCCGCCGCGCGACCGAGCACCGAGAACGCGAACGAGGAGGCCGTGCGCACCGGCGCACCCCCGACCGCCCTGTCGAGCCGCTTGTGCACCCGCTCTCGCAGGCTCGCGGCAACGAGCCGGTTCGGTGCGAGCACAAGCGCGTCGCCCTCTTCCCACCCCGCGAGCGCCATCGCGCGGGCAAAACTTTCGACGAGCAGCTCGGTCTTCCCGGTGCCCGGAGCCCCAAGGACCCTCGCATGCGCCCGCGGATCGAGCGCGAGCACGCGCTGCTGCGAAGTGTCGAATGCGATCATGCATTCAGCCTACTGAGCACCACCGACATCGGCGGCGGGGCATGTGCAATACTCAAAGCTGTTTCAGTGTGTACGCACGCCCCTCAGAGTGGAGGACCGATGACCCAGGCAGCAGGCGCGCCCCAGATGATTCCCGCGAGCGAGACGCCACGAAAGAAACGTCGGGCGTTGCGCGTGATCGGCTGGATCATCGCCGCGCTGGTCGTGGTCGCGCTCATCGCGGCGGGCCTCGGCGTGTGGACGGTGCAACGATCCTTCCCCACAGTCTCGGGGACCGTCGCGGCCGCCGGCCTCGCGGGCGAGGTCACGGTGCAGCGCGACGAGCGCGGGATCGCGACGATCACCGCCGACTCGACCGACGACCTGTTCTTCTCGCAGGGGTACGTGCACGCGCAGGATCGGTTCTGGGAGATGGACTTCCGCCGCCACCTCACGAGCGCCCGACTGTCCGAGCTGTTCGGTGAGTCCCAGGTCGGCACTGATTCGTTCCTGCGCACCCTCGGGTGGCAACGCATCGCCGAAGAGGAGTTCGCGGCGCTGAGCCCCGAGGCCAGGTCGTACTACGAAGCGTACGCGGCCGGCGTGAACGCCTACCTCGCAGATCACAGCGGCAGTAAGCTCTCGCTCGAATACGCGGTGCTCGGCCTCCAGAACTCCGGCTACGAGCCCGAGCCCTGGCAGCCCGCAGACTCGATCGCGTGGTTGAAAGCCATGGCCTGGGATCTTCGCACAAACATCGAGGACGAGACCGCCCGCGCGCTCCAGGCGCAGTTCCTGGACGCTGACGAGCTCGCCGAGCTCTACCCGGGCTACCCGTTCGAGGAGCACCCGGTCATCCTCGCGGACGATCCGGCGGGGCGGCGGGTCGTCGCCGTCGGCAAGCTCGAGCAGGGCGCCGCGTTCGTTCAGGATCGGTTCGCAGGGCTCGTCGAGTCCCTCAACCTCGAGCCCCTCGAGGAGCTGCTCGGCAAGGTCGATTCGCTCATCACACAGCAGGGCGAGGGCATCGGCTCGAACTCCTGGGTGGTCTCGGGGGAACACACGACGACGGGCGCGCCGCTGCTCGCGAACGATCCGCACCTCGGCGCCGCGCTGCCGTCTGTCTGGACGCAGATGCAGTTGCGCTGTTCCACCGTCTCCGAGGAGTGCCCGTTCGACGTCGCCGGCTTCAGCTTCTCGGGCCTGCCCGGCATCGTCATCGGCCACAACCAGAACGTCGCGTGGGGGTTCACGAATCTGACGACCGACGTCGCCGACCTGTTCGTCGAGAGCGTTGACGGGGACAAGTACTGGTACGACAACGAGTGGCACGACATGGCCACGCGCGAGGAGACCATTAAGGTCGCGGGCGGCGACGATGTCACCCTCACCGTGCGAGAAACGGGGCACGGCCCCATCGTCTCGGGCCTCACCGGCGAATTCACGGAGATCGCCGAGGCCCCGCGCGCGGAGACCCCGGAGGGGAAGATCCTGCCCGTCGGCCCCGGCGACATCGGCGGCACCATGCCCTACTCCGAGGCTGCGCTGGCGCTGCGGTGGACCGCGCTCGACGCCGGTTCCACCCCCGAGGCGATCTTCATGCTCAACCGCGCCGAGAATTTCACCGATTTCCGCGAGGCCGCGAGCAAGTTCGATGTGCCCGGCCAGAACCTCATCTACGCCGATCCCGAGGGCAACATCGGCTACCAGGCGCCAGGCAAGCTCCCCATCCGCGCGACGGGTCAAGAGGGCTATCTGCCCACGCCCGGCTGGTCGAGCGAGTACGACTGGCAGGGGTTCATTCCGTTCGAGGAGCAGCCCTGGTCGTACAACCCGAAGTCCGGCTACATCGTCACGGCGAACAACGCGATCGTCAACGACGACTACGCGCACTTCCTCAGCCGTGACTGGGACTACGGCTATCGCGCCGCCCGGATCGTCGAGCTCCTCGAGGAGAAGATCGCCGCTGGCCCCGTCAGCGCTGCCGATCTCGCCGAGATCCACATGGACAACCAGATGCCGGCCGCGCAGGCGCTCAAGGACGCGTTTGCTGGCCTGTCTGCCGAGGACGACAACGTGCAGAAGGCACTCGACCTGCTCGCCTCGTGGGACGGCCAGAACGCGATGGACTCCGCGCCGGCGGCCTACGCGAACGTGCTTTGGGAGCACCTCACACAGCGGATGGTGTCGGGGCGGGAGGGTGACATCCCCCGCGACGACCAATCCCGGTTCGCCAGGGTGCTCGCGCTGCAGCTCGCAGACCCCGAATCTGAGTGGCTGACGGCCGGTGGCACGCAGACACGCGAGGAGGTTCTGGCAGGCGCGGCACGCGACGCCTATGCGGAACTCACGAAGTTGCAGGGCACGAACCCGGAGAAGTGGAACTGGGGGAAGCTGCACGCGATTACGCTGACGCACGGCACGTTCGGGGAGAGCGGCATCGCGCCGATCGAGGCGCTGTTCAACCGCGGACCCTACGACACGTCGGGCGGTTCAGGCGTCGTCAACGCAACGGGGTGGGCGCTCGGCGAGGGCTACCAGACCACCACCGTGCCGTCGATGCGAATGGTCATCGACGTCTCGAACTGGGATGCGTCGACCTGGCAGAATCTCACCGGCCAAAGCGGACACGCGTTCCACAAGAACTACACCGACCAGGTCGACGGCTGGGCGACAGGCGAACAGTACGCCTGGGCGTTCAGTACGAAGGCCGTCGATGCTGCGACGAAGGATACGCTCACGCTGACCCCCGCCGACTAGCCCCAGCCGACGAGGCTCAGCCGACCAGGCGCAGCGGGGCGGGCCCGCCCTGCCAGTCCCGAGGGCTCAGCGCGCGTGGCCCGCACGTTGTCCATGGGATCTGCAATTTGAATGCTCAAAGGAGACGAGTTCGACATTAGGACAGCCGATCCCATGGGCATGCGCTGGTGGCAGCACGGCGTGCCAACCGGACTTGCGCTGGTGGCAGCACGGCGTGCCGATCTGTGGCGCGCTGGTGGCAGCGCGGCGTGCCAACCTGCGGTGCGCTGACGGCGAACGGGCCCGGAATTGGTGCGGTTCTGGAAGGCCGGCGGCATACACTCAGAGGAGAAAAGAGTTGCGGCGCAGTCCGCGACCGCATCATGACTTGTCCAGGAGGCAGCTGTGGAAGTACGGATCGGCATCAACCAGTCGGCGCGCGAACTCTCATTCGAGACCGACGCATCGGCAGAAGAACTCAGCTCGCTCATCCAGGCAGCCCCGACCGGCCTCGTCTCGCTGACCGACAGCAAGGGTCGCACCTTCCTCGTGAACCGCGAGTCGATCACGTACGTTGAGCTCGGCAGCGACACCTCGCGCAAGGTCGGCTTCGTCAGCTAACCAGTAGTTCGAGCCCGGCCCAGCGGCCAGGCTCGTGGGCGGGACGCCGGCTCGGCCGCTCCCCCAACCGACCTGAGTGGCGGCACCCCAATCTGGGGTGCCGCCACTCTTGCGTTGGGTGCTCCGCCGCCGCTGGGCCCCGCGCGGGCACGCCCAGACGCCAGCACCAGCGCCAGCGCCAGCGCCAGCGCCAGCGCCAGCGCCAGCGCCAGCGCCAGCGGCTGCAGTCCATCAGCCGGTCGCGCGGGCCGGTGCATCGCCGCTCAGCGTGCGCCCGCTTCCGAAACCCGCAGGTGTGCACGGCAGTGCTCGATCCTGATCACGCGATCCGCGACCGCGATGTCTGCCGCGTCGTGGGTGACGCAGGCAACCGCGACGCCGCGGGCCGCCTCCGCCGCGAGCAGTTCCCGCGTGCGCGCGCGGCTGAGCTCGTCGAGCCCCGCTGCCGGTTCGTCGAGCAGAAGCGCCCCCGCGCCAACCGCGAGCCCCTGCGCGATGAGGATCCGTTGCCGCTGCCCGCCGGAGAGCTGCCCGAAGGGCGCGTCGGCGAACGCGGTCGCGCCGACGCGCTCGACGGCCTCGGCCACGCGAGCGGCCCGCCCGCCTGGGCCGAGGCGCGCGCCGCCCGCTGTGGCCGCCGCCCCGAGCGCGACGACCTGCCGGCCGGTGATCGGCAGCTCCGCCGGCGCGTCAGGCCGCTGCACGACCAGGGCGACGGGGGTGTCGCGCGTGACCTCGCCGGAGCCCGCCTTGCGCACCCCGGCGAGCACCTCGATGAGCGTCGTCTTGCCCGCGCCGTTGGGCCCGATGATGGCCGTGACACGCCCGGCAGGGATGTCGACGTCGAGCCCGGACAGCACGGGGGTTTCGTCGTGGGCATAGAACAGCGCGCGGGCGCGGACGGGAGCGAGATCGGTCATGACCATCAACCTAGCATGTTGAGAATGATTTTCATTATCTGTAGTGTCTGTGTTCATGTTCTGGTTCATCGACGCGCTCGGCTCCGCGTTCTTCGCCCGTGCCGTCATCGGCGGCGCCCTCGTCGCCATCGTGTGCGGCGTCGTCGGCACGTGGGTCGTCATCCGCGGGATGGCCTTCTTCGGCGAGGCGATCGGGCACGGCATGTTGCCCGGAGTCGCCGTCGCGACCCTCGCCGGTGTTCCCCCTGTGATCGGCGGCGCACTCTCGGCCGCAATCATGAGCGCGCTCATCGCAGCGCTCCAGCGCCGCGGCAAACTCTCGTACGACACGAGCATCGGGCTCCTGTTCGTCGCGATGCTCGCCACCGGCGTGATCATTGTGTCGGGCTCCGGGAGCTTCGCGACCGACGTCACGGCGGTCCTCTTCGGCGACATCCTCGCGATCTCCTGGGCCGACATTGCGGTGCTCGCCGGCGCGTGCACGGCCGTGATCGCCATCACCGTTGCCCGGCACCGCGCGTTCGTTGCCCTGGCGTTTGACCGGCGCCTCGCGCTCACGCTCGGGTACCGCCCGCACCTCACACAGGGGCTGCTCGTCGGGCTCGTCACGCTCGCCGTCGTGGCCTCCGCGCAGGCGGTCGGCACGCTGCTCGTGGTCGCGCTCCTCCTCGGCCCGGCAGTCGCGGCACAGCCGTGGCACCCGAGCATCCCCGGACGCATCGCGATCGCGGCCGCGGTCGGGATCGCCTCCGTGACCGTCGGGCTCGCGATCTCCTGGGCCGCTGGCTCGGCGGCCGGCTCCACGATCGCCGCCAGCGCCGTCGCCGCCGCCGGGCTCTCGCACGGCTGCAGACTCGCCCTCGCACGCACCCGGGCATCCAGCACTCCCACCACCCCACTAGAAAGCACCGCATGAATCGCCTCTCACTCCCCCTCGCCCTCGCCTGCGGGGCGACGCTCTCCCTCGCGCTCGTCGCGTGCAGCGCAGCCCCCGGCCCAGCCGCGGCACCCTCGCCCGGCAGCGCCGACACGACGCCCCCCGCGGATGCGCCCGGGCACGGCGCGGTGGCCGGTGCCGTCGAGGTCGCTGAGGCCCAGCTGCAACTCGTCACCGTCTCGCCGGACGGCGAGACCGGCCTCCTCGATCTACTCGACGGCGGCGAGCGCACACTCGACCGCGTGCCAGCACCCGCACGCGTCACCTCGGACGGCCGCTACGTCTTCGCGGACTCGGGATCGGGGGTCGCCGTCATCGACGGCGGCGCCTGGAGCTGGGACCACGGCGATCACTTCCATTTCTATCGAGCGGAACCGGCGCACACCGGGATCGTGCCAGGCGACGGCCCGGCGGCGATCACGGGCGACGCCCTTCCGACGACCGGCGCAACGGGCGTCTTCTTTGCGGGCTCAGGCGAGGCCGTGCTGCTCGACAACGCCGCGCTGAGCACGGGGTCGGTCGTGGAGCGCTTCCGCCTCACCGAGGCCCCGCACGCCGGCATCGCGGCCCCGCTCGGCGACGGCGCGCTGGTGTCTCACGTGGACGAGCGCAGCGGCGCGACGGAGCTGCGCGTTGTCGACGCGAGCGGGAAGCCCACCGGCGAGATGGCAGCCTGCGAGTCGCCACGGAGCGCCACCACGACCCGCGCCGGCCTCGTTGTGCTGTGCGACGCGGGCGCTGTCGTGGCCGCGGGCGCGGACGCCGGCGCGCCCGCGGCCGACGCGAACGCTGACGCCGCGACGGACGCGAACGCTGACGCTGACGCCACGACGGACGCGAACGCTGAGCCATCCACGCTGACCTTCGTCCCGCTCCCGGGTGGCGTCAGCGCCTCCCCCGAGGCGCTCGCAGGCAGGAAGGGCCGACCGACACTCGCAGGCGTCGGCACCGGTCCGGACGGACAGCCCGGCGTCTGGCAGTTCGATGCGCGCGCCCACGCCTGGGAGTGGAGCCGGAGCGCCGCGGAGCTCGTCCGCGCCGTTGCTGTCGGGGACGACGCCGGGCACGTCGTCGCGCTCGACGAGCAGGGACGTGCGCGGGTGCTGCGCGCGGGCGAAGAGCTCGCTCACACTGCGCCGCTTCTCGACGCCGCCGACCTCGCACCGAAGGCGCTCGACGCGCTCACGCTGACCGTCGACTCGCAGCGGGCCTACCTGAACTCGCCGAGCCGCGGCATCGTGTACGAGATCGACTACGTCGACAGCGCGCGGGTTGCCCGGGAGC
Protein-coding regions in this window:
- a CDS encoding ABC transporter is translated as MNRLSLPLALACGATLSLALVACSAAPGPAAAPSPGSADTTPPADAPGHGAVAGAVEVAEAQLQLVTVSPDGETGLLDLLDGGERTLDRVPAPARVTSDGRYVFADSGSGVAVIDGGAWSWDHGDHFHFYRAEPAHTGIVPGDGPAAITGDALPTTGATGVFFAGSGEAVLLDNAALSTGSVVERFRLTEAPHAGIAAPLGDGALVSHVDERSGATELRVVDASGKPTGEMAACESPRSATTTRAGLVVLCDAGAVVAAGADAGAPAADANADAATDANADADATTDANAEPSTLTFVPLPGGVSASPEALAGRKGRPTLAGVGTGPDGQPGVWQFDARAHAWEWSRSAAELVRAVAVGDDAGHVVALDEQGRARVLRAGEELAHTAPLLDAADLAPKALDALTLTVDSQRAYLNSPSRGIVYEIDYVDSARVARELTPSVRPHFLAEVGL